One genomic window of Garra rufa chromosome 2, GarRuf1.0, whole genome shotgun sequence includes the following:
- the dact2 gene encoding dapper homolog 2 yields MLGRKIPGSGVLTAAAGMDRGRTGERLHAALAGLQELRFLRDKQSAMVNWALTLNREESETSKHENVSTEEVRLEATLTLLKQQLTRLRKQDVGLKTHLQQLDQQINDLKLDVCKASNEHLESDSRPSSGFYELSDGGLGSLSNSCTSVYSESLSSSSQSSLLPHLSTSYAPHGRTASTQTGVSRRCSADESTAHSDTPRSGVKLGSSCIRTTSARAERARQRPVSTGDLDRLIAPGFGSFKSTDVKSSTPCGSLQKPVDPKYQSNLVSSNGTEVYCYPSPLHAVALQSPIFSCTADQGNPVALDGMSEMGSEEETQNPNEGSTNSRPAGYINKLLQRSSSKLNLSNSIKRNNTVSSTQELRSRYQDMSYGHQNGPQLLGFLQPITMPLENALETGRTSSGLNSHQQQSNAPGLEPNFEVTEVQTLCHGTLPAPSMNVQNNYFTIKNASINSDNGLSDKGSGHFSKESLMVPKPVERSSSFTFRRADGRASLGDKGGTPQSEFVHAQFVPAGSQRVKVRQADKKTKSVKLKKKTSEKPSAKKQQQKHLSREICTKTRCDSKQSSSCKGRVTNLEESQMNSCSDCSCNGLINSHCIQSQTSKSTKSRKPPESGHLTLDQAKKKQSSRKWTSASEIPLPPTLHTQRSKEMLISRKSAMVRSVSARPRSGQWGCPPRALPHSLSTSSYFSYLETRYPAAPISSRYPTRCESEFSEYSAECASLFHSTIAASSDGEMSNYTTNRFGDSESSQGSQTASDSDSSLSLDEEDLLEEEEEDESGLVWAQAAMGTTAAGFSLQQHQRSEPAACRIKASRALKKKIRRFQPASLKVMTLV; encoded by the exons ATGTTGGGAAGAAAAATACCTGGGTCAGGTGTGCTGACCGCAGCAGCAGGAATGGACCGGGGGAGGACAGGAGAGAGACTGCACGCAGCGCTGGCCGGACTGCAAGAGCTCCGTTTCCTCCGGGACAAACAGAGTGCCATGGTGAACTGGGCTCTGACCCTGAACAGAGAGGAGTCCGAGACATCAAAACATGAGAATGTGAGCACAGAGGAAGTGAGACTGGAGGCAACACTTACTCTACTCAAACAACAGCTG ACACGTCTACGCAAACAAGATGTGGGATTGAAGACTCATCTCCAGCAGCTAGATCAACAGATCAATGACCTGAAACTGGATGTGTGTAAAGCATCCAATGAACACCTAGAGAGTGACAGCAGACCCAGCTCAG GGTTCTACGAGCTCAGTGATGGTGGTTTAGGATCACTGTCCAATTCTTGCACCTCCGTCTACAGCGAGAGTCTCTCCTCCTCATCTCAATCCAGTCTGCTTCCTCATCTCTCCACCTCATATGCGCCACATGGCCGTACTGCTTCTACACAGACCGGTGTGTCCCGGCGTTGTTCTGCTGATGAGAGCACTGCCCACTCTGATACACCACGATCAGGAGTGAAGCTCGGTAGCAGTTGTATACGAACAACGTCAGCTCGAGCAGAAAGAGCAAGACAAAGACCCGTTTCCACTG GGGACCTTGACCGATTGATTGCACCTGGATTTGGCTCCTTCAAATCCACTGATGTTAAGAGCTCCACCCCATGTGGTAGCCTCCAAAAGCCAGTTGACCCTAAATACCAGAGTAACCTGGTGTCTAGCAATGGGACAGAAGTGTACTGTTACCCCAGTCCACTGCATGCTGTGGCCTTACAAAGCCCCATCTTCAGTTGCACCGCTGATCAGGGAAATCCAGTAGCACTTGATGGAATGTCTGAAATGGGTTCTGAAGAGGAAACCCAAAACCCAAATGAAGGGTCCACAAATTCCAGGCCTGCTGGATACATCAACAAGCTACTACAGCGAAGCTCCAGTAAGCTAAACCTGTCAAACAGCATAAAAAGAAATAACACTGTTAGCAGCACACAGGAGCTAAGATCCAGATACCAGGATATGTCCTACGGACATCAGAATGGTCCTCAACTCTTGGGATTCCTTCAACCAATAACAATGCCCTTAGAAAATGCACTGGAGACTGGAAGAACATCTTCAGGACTAAACAGCCATCAGCAACAGAGTAATGCACCTGGTTTGGAGCCCAATTTCGAAGTAACTGAGGTCCAGACATTGTGCCATGGCACACTCCCAGCACCTTCCATGAATGTCCAAAACAATTACTTTACCATAAAGAATGCTTCAATCAATTCTGATAATGGACTCTCAGACAAAGGAAGTGGACATTTTTCCAAGGAGTCATTGATGGTCCCCAAGCCAGTTGAGAGGAGTTCAAGTTTTACCTTCAGAAGAGCAGACGGTAGAGCTTCTCTTGGTGATAAGGGTGGCACACCTCAATCAGAGTTTGTCCATGCACAGTTTGTTCCCGCAGGGTCTCAGAGGGTGAAAGTGCGTCAGGCAGACAAGAAAACGAAATCTGTAAAACTGAAAAAGAAGACTTCAGAGAAGCCTTCAGCAAAGAAACAGCAGCAGAAACACTTGTCTCGAGAGATCTGCACCAAAACCCGATGTGACTCGAAGCAGTCCAGCTCATGCAAAGGAAGAGTAACAAATCTGGAGGAGTCCCAGATGAACTCTTGTTCAGATTGCAGTTGTAATGGACTTATCAACTCACACTGCATCCAGAGCCAAACCTCCAAGTCCACCAAGTCTCGCAAACCCCCTGAATCTGGGCACCTTACTCTAGACCAAGCCAAAAAGAAACAGAGTTCTCGGAAATGGACGTCCGCCTCTGAGATCCCCTTGCCCCCAACTCTCCACACCCAGAGATCCAAAGAGATGCTAATCTCTCGAAAGAGTGCCATGGTAAGGAGTGTTAGTGCCAGGCCTCGCTCAGGTCAATGGGGTTGTCCTCCACGAGCCTTGCCCCACTCTCTCTCCACCTCCTCTTACTTCAGTTATTTGGAAACTAGATATCCAGCAGCTCCAATCTCCAGCCGCTACCCTACTCGTTGCGAGTCAGAGTTTTCTGAGTACTCTGCAGAGTGTGCATCGCTCTTTCACTCTACTATCGCTGCAAGCAGTGATGGAGAGATGAGCAACTACACCACAAACCGTTTTGGAGACAGCGAGTCCAGTCAGGGCTCTCAGACAGCCTCAGACTCAGACAGCAGTCTCTCGCTGGATGAGGAGGACCTGTTGGAGGAAGAAGAGGAAGATGAAAGTGGTTTAGTGTGGGCTCAGGCTGCGATGGGGACCACGGCAGCAGGCTTCTCTCTTCAGCAACACCAACGCTCAGAACCAGCAGCCTGTCGCATTAAAGCTTCCAGAGCACTGAAGAAAAAGATCCGCCGCTTTCAGCCAGCTTCACTCAAGGTTATGACTTTGGTGTAG